From one Haloferax marinisediminis genomic stretch:
- the serS gene encoding serine--tRNA ligase yields MIDRQLLRDEPERVRDALTARGMEDVDLDHILDVYDEWRSLKAEGDNLRHERNEVSQKIGKLKQEGKDEEAQQAIDRSGELKEELQELEARTTDLESELDQSLLELPNLPHESVPLGTDESDNEEVKRVGFDDLRELPDEVTPHYELGENLDIIDEARAAKTTGSGFYFLKGEGAMLEHALIQFMLDVHREQDYVDLFPPIPVKTTSMQGTGQLPKFAEDAYRIGGSETEDYEDDDLWLCPTAEVPVTNMYAEEILLKDDLPLKHQAYTPNFRQEAGEHGTETRGIVRVHQFNKVELVNFVEPEESYDRLEALVDEAAEVLDRLGLPYRVLSLCTGDLTFASAKTYDLEVWAPGTESDDSPEGLGGRWLEVSSASNFEDFQARRAGLRYRPERHESAEYLHTLNASGTAVGRVMVALLEYYQNEDGTVDVPEALQPYMGGREVIEGHEPVGESAVGAGKKD; encoded by the coding sequence ATGATTGACAGGCAACTGCTCCGTGACGAACCGGAGCGAGTCCGTGATGCACTCACGGCACGCGGCATGGAGGACGTGGACCTCGACCACATCCTCGACGTGTACGACGAGTGGCGCTCGCTGAAAGCCGAAGGCGACAACCTTCGACACGAGCGCAACGAGGTCAGCCAGAAGATTGGCAAACTGAAACAGGAAGGCAAAGACGAGGAAGCCCAGCAGGCTATCGACCGCTCGGGCGAACTCAAAGAAGAACTGCAGGAACTCGAAGCACGGACGACCGACCTCGAATCGGAACTCGACCAGTCGCTCCTCGAACTCCCGAACCTCCCGCACGAGTCGGTCCCGCTCGGGACGGACGAATCGGACAACGAGGAGGTCAAGCGCGTCGGCTTCGACGACCTGCGTGAACTCCCTGACGAGGTGACGCCCCACTACGAACTCGGTGAGAACCTCGACATCATCGACGAGGCACGCGCCGCGAAGACGACGGGGTCGGGCTTCTACTTCCTCAAGGGCGAGGGCGCGATGCTCGAACACGCGCTCATCCAGTTCATGCTGGACGTGCACCGCGAACAGGACTACGTGGACCTGTTCCCGCCGATTCCGGTCAAGACCACCTCGATGCAGGGCACCGGCCAACTCCCGAAGTTCGCCGAAGACGCCTACCGCATCGGCGGGTCGGAGACCGAAGACTACGAGGACGACGACCTGTGGCTCTGTCCGACTGCAGAGGTCCCGGTTACGAACATGTACGCCGAGGAAATCCTCCTGAAGGACGACCTACCGCTGAAGCATCAGGCGTACACGCCGAACTTCCGTCAAGAGGCGGGCGAACACGGCACCGAGACGCGCGGCATCGTCCGTGTCCACCAGTTCAACAAGGTCGAACTCGTCAACTTCGTCGAACCCGAGGAGTCGTACGACCGTCTCGAAGCCCTCGTCGACGAGGCTGCCGAAGTACTCGACCGTCTCGGCCTCCCGTACCGCGTCCTCTCGCTCTGTACGGGTGACCTCACCTTCGCGTCGGCGAAGACGTACGACCTCGAAGTGTGGGCACCCGGCACCGAATCGGACGACAGCCCAGAGGGACTAGGTGGCCGTTGGCTCGAAGTCTCGTCGGCTTCGAACTTCGAGGACTTCCAGGCGCGCCGTGCAGGTCTGCGCTACCGCCCCGAGCGCCACGAGTCGGCCGAATACCTCCACACGCTCAACGCGTCGGGGACCGCTGTGGGCCGCGTGATGGTCGCACTCCTCGAATACTACCAGAACGAAGACGGCACCGTGGACGTGCCGGAGGCGCTCCAACCCTACATGGGTGGCCGCGAAGTCATCGAAGGCCACGAACCCGTCGGTGAGTCGGCCGTCGGCGCTGGCAAGAAAGACTGA
- a CDS encoding nuclear transport factor 2 family protein → MHPDATYLARQYYTAIDEHGYESLRDLLDPNFVQHRGDMTLDGREEFVSFMRDDRPQKDTTHVIDRYVQSKSDDEIVVHGHLEDSTGDEMFVFLDRFRARDGKISELRTFTRAPN, encoded by the coding sequence ATGCATCCCGATGCAACGTATCTCGCACGGCAGTACTACACGGCGATAGACGAACACGGATACGAGTCGCTTCGGGACCTCCTCGACCCGAACTTCGTTCAACACCGGGGAGACATGACACTCGACGGACGCGAGGAGTTCGTCTCGTTCATGCGCGACGACCGACCGCAGAAAGACACGACACACGTCATCGACCGGTACGTCCAGTCGAAATCTGACGACGAAATCGTCGTCCATGGTCACCTCGAAGACAGTACCGGAGACGAGATGTTCGTCTTTCTCGACCGGTTTCGTGCCCGTGACGGGAAAATTTCTGAGTTACGGACGTTCACCCGCGCACCGAACTGA
- a CDS encoding DUF367 family protein, whose protein sequence is MDLHVRYEGDDDPKKCTAKKLERFDMAALHGSDRATPYGVVLNPHAEKALSPADKDTGALVALDCSWESAGEAMFSLPGEHRALPYLVAANPVNFGRPMQLTTVEALAAALVIFGEKPQAEEILSKFRWGHTFLELNEEPLRRYSECEDSTEVVEIQREYLERGE, encoded by the coding sequence GTGGACCTGCACGTTCGATACGAGGGTGACGACGACCCGAAAAAGTGCACGGCGAAGAAACTCGAACGGTTCGACATGGCGGCCCTCCACGGGTCGGACCGGGCGACACCGTACGGTGTCGTGCTCAATCCGCACGCGGAGAAGGCGCTCTCACCCGCCGACAAAGACACGGGCGCACTCGTCGCGCTCGACTGCTCGTGGGAGTCTGCTGGTGAGGCGATGTTCTCGCTCCCCGGTGAGCACCGTGCGCTCCCGTATCTCGTCGCTGCGAACCCGGTCAACTTCGGGCGGCCGATGCAGCTGACGACCGTCGAAGCACTCGCGGCAGCGCTCGTCATCTTCGGCGAGAAACCGCAGGCCGAAGAGATTCTCTCGAAGTTCCGCTGGGGGCACACGTTCCTCGAACTCAACGAAGAACCGCTGCGGCGCTACTCTGAGTGCGAGGATTCGACCGAAGTCGTCGAGATTCAGCGCGAGTACCTCGAACGCGGGGAGTGA
- a CDS encoding DUF5518 domain-containing protein, translating to MTDWKAVGVGFVVMLVVGAGGLAIPIVGQIGAGLIGGFATGYLAGGSLGNGAWNGLVAGSISGIVVSLVAAFLGGLIGLAGGPLGSLFGGLSVFVLGIILTLIFAIDSALAGAVGAWVKG from the coding sequence ATGACTGATTGGAAAGCGGTCGGCGTCGGGTTCGTCGTCATGCTCGTCGTCGGTGCCGGTGGCCTCGCGATCCCGATTGTCGGGCAAATCGGTGCCGGCCTCATCGGGGGGTTCGCGACAGGCTATCTCGCCGGTGGCTCGCTCGGCAACGGCGCGTGGAACGGCCTCGTCGCGGGGTCCATCTCCGGAATCGTCGTGAGTCTCGTTGCAGCGTTTCTCGGCGGCCTCATCGGACTCGCCGGCGGGCCACTGGGGAGTCTCTTCGGTGGGCTCAGCGTGTTCGTCCTCGGAATCATCCTGACGCTCATCTTCGCCATCGACAGCGCACTCGCTGGGGCAGTCGGTGCGTGGGTGAAAGGGTAA
- a CDS encoding NOG1 family protein: protein MIFESLPTTPRSDELIDKAFSRAARSGRAKQNKLEAQQSMLQTASNILSDNLENVVVEWPDFELVDPFYGELADAVVAQAVQGYETDTGETIDGVDAIRKSLSEIMWASRQIDNISREYQPKLRKTDADLARKHRKQAFARMASVVEEVEDDLLFVGAARDALKNLPDIRPDEPAIVVAGYPNVGKSSFVNTVTRASNEIARYPFTTKGVQIGHFDRNRIRYQIIDTPGLLDRPEDERNDIERQAVSALEHLGDAVIFVADASEECGYPIESQLELRDAVQARFEERNIPVLTVCNKSDRSTDMEADLYMSVETGENVDAVLDAAADAVGFDPDIPPSRNE from the coding sequence ATGATTTTCGAGTCTCTCCCGACCACGCCCCGGTCGGACGAACTCATCGACAAGGCCTTTTCGCGGGCTGCACGCTCGGGGCGAGCGAAGCAGAACAAGTTGGAGGCTCAGCAGTCGATGCTTCAGACGGCGTCGAACATCCTCTCGGACAACCTCGAAAACGTCGTCGTCGAGTGGCCGGACTTCGAACTCGTCGACCCGTTCTACGGCGAACTCGCTGACGCGGTCGTCGCGCAGGCGGTGCAGGGCTACGAGACGGACACCGGCGAGACCATCGACGGCGTCGACGCCATCCGGAAGAGCCTCTCTGAGATTATGTGGGCATCGCGGCAAATCGACAACATCTCCCGCGAGTACCAGCCGAAACTCCGCAAGACGGACGCGGACCTCGCACGAAAACACCGCAAACAAGCGTTCGCTCGCATGGCGAGCGTCGTCGAGGAAGTCGAAGACGACCTGCTGTTCGTCGGTGCCGCCCGCGACGCACTGAAGAACCTCCCGGACATCCGCCCCGACGAACCGGCAATCGTCGTCGCAGGTTACCCGAACGTCGGGAAGTCGTCGTTCGTCAACACTGTCACCCGCGCGTCGAACGAGATTGCGCGCTACCCATTTACGACGAAGGGCGTCCAGATTGGCCACTTCGACCGCAACCGCATCCGCTACCAGATTATCGATACGCCAGGCCTCCTCGACCGGCCGGAAGACGAGCGAAACGACATCGAGCGACAGGCCGTCAGCGCCCTCGAACACCTCGGTGACGCCGTCATCTTCGTCGCCGACGCCAGCGAGGAGTGTGGCTACCCCATCGAATCGCAACTCGAACTCCGCGACGCCGTGCAGGCGCGATTCGAAGAGCGCAACATCCCTGTTCTCACCGTCTGCAACAAGAGCGACCGCTCGACCGACATGGAGGCCGACCTCTACATGAGCGTCGAGACGGGAGAAAACGTGGATGCAGTCCTCGACGCTGCCGCGGACGCCGTCGGGTTCGACCCCGACATCCCGCCGTCGCGTAACGAGTAA
- a CDS encoding PAS domain S-box protein, with the protein MYEPIHVLHLDDKPAFAELTATFLEREEDSLTVETEHSTTEGIDRLREDDFDCVVSDYDMPKQDGIEFLRAVRRECPSLPFILFTGKGSEEVASEAISAGVTEYLQKEPGTSQYEILANRITNSVEQRRAQAAAAEAEQRLQSLTGNTNDILWMFNGDFSELLFVNSPYEEIWGSSIEELRADSLSFIENIHPDDREMVRYYLERLSAGESVDHEYRVNAAEGYSRWVWVQGEPIFDDDGDVVRVVGFARDITDRTERKRDLERYESMVEASGDPIYTLDSQGRFTTVNTAFSQLTGYSGESIVGKHASEVLSDEYVATGEQLVKSLLSSPKDNATFELTLQTATGESITCENHLALLPFEDEFRGSVGVLRDISERVTQIRHLRNERDLLDEFAGVVSHDLRSPLTVASGRLALAQEEFESEHLDAIASAHDRIEGLIRDLLNLAREGEEIGETEPVRVADIATRGWHTVVVSGATIAIETDRSVEADASRFQQLLENLFRNAIQHSGGDVTVTVGDIEGGFYVADDGPGIPDDERDQIFKAGYTTSTDGSGLGLNIVREIAYAHGWEIELSSTTDGGARFEFIYE; encoded by the coding sequence ATGTACGAACCGATACACGTCCTTCACCTCGACGACAAGCCAGCGTTCGCTGAACTCACGGCGACGTTTCTCGAACGAGAAGAGGACTCTCTCACCGTCGAGACTGAACACTCGACGACCGAAGGCATCGACCGATTACGCGAGGACGACTTCGATTGTGTCGTCTCCGACTACGACATGCCCAAACAGGATGGTATCGAGTTTCTCAGAGCCGTTAGACGAGAATGTCCATCGCTTCCGTTCATCCTCTTTACGGGGAAAGGCTCCGAGGAGGTTGCGAGTGAGGCAATCTCCGCAGGGGTGACGGAGTATCTCCAGAAGGAACCCGGAACGAGTCAGTACGAAATCTTGGCCAATCGTATCACCAACTCCGTCGAGCAACGTCGGGCACAGGCTGCCGCCGCCGAGGCCGAACAGCGACTCCAGTCTCTCACAGGGAACACGAACGACATCCTCTGGATGTTCAACGGTGACTTTAGCGAACTGTTGTTCGTCAACTCACCGTACGAGGAAATCTGGGGGAGTTCTATCGAGGAACTTCGAGCGGACTCACTCTCGTTTATCGAGAACATCCACCCAGACGACCGAGAGATGGTGAGATACTATCTGGAACGGCTCTCTGCTGGCGAATCGGTAGACCATGAGTACCGAGTAAATGCCGCCGAAGGCTACAGCCGGTGGGTCTGGGTTCAAGGTGAGCCGATTTTCGACGACGATGGTGACGTCGTCCGAGTTGTTGGATTTGCTCGGGATATCACCGACCGAACCGAGCGAAAACGTGACCTCGAACGCTACGAGTCAATGGTCGAAGCCTCAGGTGACCCAATCTATACGCTCGACAGTCAGGGCCGGTTTACTACGGTAAACACCGCATTTTCTCAGTTGACTGGCTACAGTGGCGAGTCGATTGTCGGTAAACACGCTTCGGAGGTTCTCAGTGACGAGTACGTCGCAACAGGTGAGCAGCTCGTCAAATCGCTCCTGTCGTCTCCGAAGGACAACGCGACGTTCGAGTTGACGCTCCAGACAGCCACTGGAGAATCCATCACGTGTGAGAACCATCTCGCGTTGCTCCCGTTCGAGGACGAGTTCAGAGGTTCCGTCGGTGTCCTTCGAGATATCTCTGAGCGGGTCACACAGATACGACACCTCAGAAACGAACGTGACCTCCTCGACGAGTTCGCAGGCGTGGTCAGCCACGATTTACGAAGCCCGTTGACGGTGGCTTCGGGGAGACTCGCGTTGGCCCAAGAGGAGTTCGAAAGCGAGCACCTCGACGCGATCGCGAGTGCACACGACCGCATCGAGGGACTCATTCGAGACCTCCTCAACTTGGCTCGAGAGGGTGAGGAAATCGGTGAAACGGAGCCAGTCCGAGTTGCGGACATCGCCACACGTGGTTGGCACACTGTCGTGGTGAGTGGTGCTACGATTGCCATCGAAACCGACCGTTCGGTCGAGGCTGATGCCAGCCGATTCCAGCAACTGCTGGAGAACCTCTTCCGAAATGCGATTCAACACAGTGGTGGCGATGTCACGGTAACCGTTGGCGACATCGAAGGTGGGTTCTACGTGGCAGACGACGGTCCCGGGATTCCGGACGACGAGCGAGACCAAATCTTCAAAGCCGGGTACACCACCTCGACCGATGGGTCTGGCCTCGGATTGAATATCGTTCGAGAAATCGCCTACGCCCACGGGTGGGAAATCGAGCTTTCGTCCACCACAGACGGTGGCGCTCGATTCGAGTTCATCTACGAGTGA
- a CDS encoding SIMPL domain-containing protein, producing MKRRLIAPLLLAGLVLLAGCLSAPLQTTPGSTDGTDATTISTTGTGEVTAESDLAVVNVAITATADSADEARGMVADDVAAVRAALTDAGIAEDAIQSTGFNIYPEYNYNGERELIGYRAVHSLTVEVAPDRAGEVIDLAVGAGADEIRGVFFTLTDEKRAELRSEALTQAVESAKADADTVAAAADLRITGVHTANVGGGFSPGPYPVAYAEDAARATSAGAPTELTPGPVTVSATVQMVYTAE from the coding sequence ATGAAACGACGACTCATCGCTCCACTCCTCCTCGCAGGCCTCGTGCTACTCGCCGGGTGTCTCTCTGCACCGCTCCAGACGACGCCCGGAAGTACCGATGGGACAGACGCGACGACCATCTCGACGACCGGAACCGGTGAGGTGACTGCCGAATCCGACCTCGCCGTCGTCAACGTCGCGATAACCGCGACGGCGGACTCCGCCGACGAGGCCCGCGGAATGGTCGCTGACGATGTGGCCGCCGTTCGAGCAGCCCTCACCGACGCTGGCATCGCTGAAGACGCCATCCAGAGTACCGGGTTCAACATCTACCCCGAGTACAACTACAACGGAGAGCGCGAACTCATCGGCTACCGTGCCGTTCACAGCCTCACCGTCGAAGTCGCACCCGACCGTGCTGGTGAAGTCATCGACCTCGCAGTCGGTGCCGGTGCAGACGAGATTCGCGGCGTGTTCTTCACGCTCACCGATGAGAAGCGCGCCGAACTCCGCAGTGAAGCCCTGACGCAGGCCGTCGAGTCGGCGAAGGCTGACGCCGACACCGTCGCCGCCGCGGCCGACCTACGAATCACTGGCGTCCACACGGCCAACGTGGGCGGTGGGTTCTCACCCGGACCGTACCCCGTCGCGTACGCTGAAGACGCCGCTCGCGCCACCAGCGCTGGTGCACCGACTGAACTCACGCCCGGTCCAGTGACCGTCTCGGCGACTGTTCAGATGGTCTACACGGCAGAATGA
- a CDS encoding TIGR00341 family protein, whose product MRLVQVLVPTGKRQTVIRTLDEEGVDYAVSDEVSGRDYVAVVTFPVPKAAVEPVLTRLRDAGIERDAYTVVVNAETVASKRFDELVEKYEQDDENGDRIAREELAAKAAELAPSLPMYVVMTVISAVVATAGLLLNSPAVVVGSMVIAPLVGPAMAASVGTVVDDDEMFVRGVRLQALGGVLAVGAAAVFAFLLKETGAVPLSVREVLSIPEVDERLTPDILSLVIALGAGAAGAISLSSGVSTALVGVMIAAALVPPTAVVGIGIAWGAPETVIGSAILVLVNILSVNFVAIAVLWEQGYRPERWFRRSEARRITIIRIAALGMGLLVLSSFLGAVTYTTYRNSGFQADAQDATEDVLTASDARLLAMDIRYDSGPLQEPRAVVVTVGHDPWSDPPRVQSELTDRVNSVAPDPLSPWGADEVTVEVRYVAVAD is encoded by the coding sequence GTGCGACTCGTACAGGTGCTGGTGCCGACAGGGAAGCGACAGACGGTCATCCGGACGCTCGACGAGGAAGGCGTCGACTACGCCGTCTCCGACGAGGTCTCCGGACGTGACTACGTCGCCGTCGTCACCTTCCCAGTTCCGAAGGCGGCGGTCGAACCAGTCTTAACGCGATTACGGGATGCGGGCATCGAGCGCGACGCCTACACCGTCGTCGTGAACGCCGAGACGGTGGCATCGAAGCGATTCGACGAACTGGTAGAGAAGTACGAACAAGACGACGAGAACGGCGACCGTATCGCCCGCGAGGAGTTGGCGGCGAAGGCCGCAGAGCTCGCGCCATCGTTGCCGATGTACGTCGTCATGACGGTCATCTCGGCAGTCGTCGCCACTGCCGGTCTCCTCCTCAACTCGCCGGCAGTCGTCGTCGGCTCGATGGTCATCGCGCCACTCGTCGGCCCGGCGATGGCCGCGAGCGTCGGGACCGTCGTCGACGACGACGAGATGTTCGTCAGAGGCGTCCGATTACAGGCGCTTGGCGGGGTGTTGGCCGTCGGTGCCGCCGCCGTGTTCGCCTTCCTCCTCAAGGAGACGGGTGCCGTCCCGTTGTCGGTCAGAGAGGTGCTGTCGATTCCCGAAGTCGACGAACGACTCACGCCCGACATCCTCTCGTTGGTCATCGCGTTAGGTGCCGGTGCGGCCGGTGCAATCTCACTCTCGTCGGGCGTCTCAACCGCACTCGTGGGCGTCATGATAGCCGCCGCGTTGGTTCCACCGACGGCCGTCGTCGGTATCGGCATCGCGTGGGGTGCACCCGAGACGGTCATCGGGTCGGCGATTCTCGTGCTCGTCAACATCCTCTCTGTCAACTTCGTCGCAATCGCCGTTCTCTGGGAACAGGGCTACCGCCCGGAGCGATGGTTTCGGCGGAGTGAGGCCCGACGAATAACCATCATCCGTATCGCCGCCCTCGGGATGGGACTGCTCGTTCTGTCGTCGTTCCTCGGTGCAGTCACCTACACAACGTACCGAAATTCCGGGTTCCAAGCAGACGCACAGGACGCCACCGAAGACGTACTCACAGCGTCGGACGCCCGACTGTTGGCGATGGACATCAGATACGACAGCGGACCACTGCAGGAACCGAGGGCAGTCGTCGTCACCGTCGGCCACGACCCGTGGTCCGACCCACCACGAGTCCAATCCGAACTCACCGACAGGGTGAATTCGGTCGCACCCGACCCGCTCTCGCCGTGGGGGGCAGACGAGGTGACAGTCGAAGTTCGCTACGTCGCTGTCGCCGACTAG
- a CDS encoding 5-formyltetrahydrofolate cyclo-ligase has protein sequence MDKADVREAVWDDLEESGVARFPFPPHGRIPNFADAATAADRLAETDEWTAATTVKANPDSPQLPVRRRALREGKTVYMAVPRLRDEKCFYELDPARLDDDALDSAPTVSHVEAYAEQVGPEALPAIDLVVSGSVAVTETGARIGKGEGFSDLEFAVLQGLGAVDDTTSIVTTVHEKQLRNDAPEPDTHDVPMDLVVTPERTIRTETPYSRPSGIDWSVLSDEQIDEMPVLQRLRPE, from the coding sequence AGAAGCAGTGTGGGACGACCTCGAAGAATCGGGAGTGGCCCGATTTCCGTTCCCTCCTCACGGTCGCATCCCAAACTTTGCTGACGCAGCGACGGCCGCCGACCGACTCGCCGAGACGGACGAGTGGACCGCCGCAACGACGGTGAAAGCGAATCCCGATTCGCCACAACTCCCCGTCAGGCGTCGCGCGCTCCGGGAAGGGAAAACCGTCTACATGGCTGTTCCCCGCCTCCGCGACGAGAAGTGTTTCTACGAACTGGACCCCGCGCGTCTCGACGACGACGCCCTCGACAGCGCGCCCACAGTGTCCCACGTCGAAGCCTACGCAGAGCAGGTCGGTCCCGAAGCCCTGCCGGCAATCGACCTCGTCGTCTCGGGGTCGGTCGCAGTCACCGAAACCGGTGCCCGAATCGGCAAAGGCGAGGGGTTCAGTGACCTCGAATTCGCGGTGCTTCAGGGGCTCGGCGCCGTCGACGACACCACCTCCATCGTCACGACGGTTCACGAGAAACAACTGCGCAACGACGCCCCCGAACCGGACACCCACGACGTCCCGATGGACCTCGTCGTCACACCCGAGCGAACGATTCGAACCGAGACGCCGTACTCGCGCCCGTCAGGTATCGACTGGTCGGTCCTCTCGGACGAGCAAATCGACGAGATGCCGGTCTTGCAACGACTCCGGCCGGAGTAA